The Dendrosporobacter quercicolus genome has a segment encoding these proteins:
- a CDS encoding DUF6385 domain-containing protein has product MRTIFIKPPQHNAFWITKGISGNCMVCQRKPILLFGRQAGRVYRSLLQFDLSPLPQGLIILSARLACYIGYDECPGRIKTIDVYQIMSRYSLKRKLRRTPILTNSQPIDSKQTASGPAQVVCFDTTSLVQNWYSGAAVNLGILIKAHDETLNELTGLVSSRHPDSQQWPYLEIGYQEADASPGKCASSTLELQNNVVSADEWQQTPVVNILRFNYSYIVVNTGAHGAIAVLQQSADGRSWQDESGICRIAAGQSAALIPGFIVKYARLCYKSQFAGEATALTIYLQGRTSGR; this is encoded by the coding sequence ATGAGGACTATTTTTATAAAGCCGCCGCAACACAACGCCTTTTGGATTACAAAAGGCATATCGGGAAATTGCATGGTTTGCCAGCGTAAGCCGATACTCTTGTTTGGGCGGCAGGCAGGCAGGGTTTATCGCAGCTTACTGCAGTTTGATCTCTCGCCGTTACCTCAGGGACTGATCATTTTAAGTGCAAGGCTTGCCTGTTACATAGGTTATGATGAATGCCCCGGACGGATAAAGACAATTGATGTGTACCAGATTATGTCCAGATATTCTTTAAAAAGAAAATTACGCCGTACGCCCATCTTAACCAATAGTCAACCAATAGACAGTAAGCAAACCGCCAGTGGACCAGCGCAGGTGGTTTGCTTTGATACTACTTCATTAGTGCAGAACTGGTATAGTGGAGCAGCCGTAAATCTGGGAATACTCATTAAGGCTCATGATGAAACCTTGAACGAACTGACAGGACTGGTCAGCAGCAGGCATCCGGACTCCCAGCAATGGCCGTATTTGGAGATTGGTTATCAGGAGGCAGACGCGTCCCCGGGAAAATGCGCTTCGTCAACTCTTGAGCTTCAAAATAATGTAGTAAGTGCTGATGAATGGCAGCAAACGCCAGTTGTTAATATTTTGCGCTTTAATTACTCGTATATTGTTGTTAATACCGGCGCTCACGGGGCGATTGCCGTTTTGCAGCAGAGCGCCGACGGCCGCAGCTGGCAGGATGAAAGCGGTATATGCCGAATTGCGGCCGGCCAGTCGGCGGCTTTGATTCCGGGGTTTATTGTAAAATACGCCAGGCTGTGCTATAAGTCGCAATTTGCCGGTGAAGCCACCGCCTTAACTATATATTTACAAGGGCGAACGAGCGGGCGGTAA
- a CDS encoding bacteriohemerythrin, whose product MINWKKDYETGITQIDDQHKKLLEIAGSALTLLKNDLYIDKYDEIIAILEELKDYTIYHFNSEEEYMLSVGYKKFLSHKVEHVAFIEKINNIDLNNLDRNQDKALLGILEFVINWIDDHILKKDKLIAG is encoded by the coding sequence GTGATAAACTGGAAAAAAGATTACGAAACAGGGATAACACAAATTGACGATCAGCATAAAAAACTGCTTGAAATTGCCGGATCAGCGCTAACTCTGTTAAAAAACGATCTCTACATTGATAAATACGACGAGATTATTGCTATTTTAGAAGAACTCAAAGACTATACGATCTATCATTTCAACTCGGAGGAAGAATATATGCTAAGCGTTGGGTATAAAAAATTTCTTTCCCATAAAGTTGAACATGTTGCTTTTATTGAGAAAATAAACAATATTGATCTGAATAATCTTGACCGGAACCAGGATAAAGCGTTATTAGGCATTCTTGAATTCGTGATTAACTGGATTGATGACCATATACTGAAAAAAGACAAACTCATCGCCGGCTAG
- a CDS encoding HAD hydrolase-like protein has translation MVAGSNLDGTRAEKNAVIAFVRSELPETDPAGMIMVGDRKYDVLGAKNNKIAAAAIGYGYGSQAELKAAEPDYLLATVQELHRFLQEN, from the coding sequence TTGGTAGCAGGCAGCAATCTTGATGGAACCAGAGCTGAAAAAAATGCAGTTATTGCGTTTGTGCGCTCTGAACTGCCTGAGACCGATCCGGCGGGGATGATCATGGTGGGAGACCGCAAGTACGATGTGCTGGGGGCGAAAAACAACAAAATTGCGGCGGCGGCAATTGGTTATGGCTATGGCAGTCAGGCTGAACTTAAGGCAGCTGAACCTGACTATCTATTGGCAACCGTTCAGGAACTACACCGTTTTCTGCAAGAGAATTGA
- a CDS encoding XdhC family protein — translation MDIFAKLKILVEQACSADLITVIAAPGQQASAVGQMLAVPAGQAQVGLLVDAAFTAGVIQYIQTLTWTAPCLIEFEHEGRYQLFWDKLSGSRCALVLGAGHISQPVVELLAMLDYKVTVVDDRPEFANCARFPQAEVICRSFDRVIAELALESYAAVIIVTRGHRYDLDCLRAALPRAAGYIGMIGSRRRVRLVLNMLAEEGLAEELLRRLKSPIGLDIGAQSPAEIAVSIAAEIIAAERGGSCRPLSSKQEW, via the coding sequence ATGGACATTTTTGCAAAACTCAAAATTTTAGTGGAACAAGCCTGTTCCGCCGACCTGATTACCGTTATTGCCGCCCCCGGACAGCAAGCCTCGGCTGTGGGGCAAATGCTGGCTGTTCCCGCAGGGCAGGCGCAGGTTGGACTGCTTGTTGACGCAGCCTTTACGGCGGGGGTGATACAGTACATTCAGACCCTGACATGGACAGCCCCGTGTTTAATTGAATTTGAACATGAAGGGCGTTATCAGTTATTCTGGGATAAACTGAGCGGCAGCCGTTGCGCGTTAGTGCTGGGCGCCGGGCATATCAGTCAGCCGGTAGTGGAATTGCTGGCTATGCTTGACTATAAAGTCACAGTAGTGGATGATCGTCCTGAGTTTGCCAATTGCGCCCGTTTCCCTCAGGCAGAGGTAATTTGCCGAAGCTTTGACCGGGTCATTGCAGAGCTGGCGTTAGAAAGCTACGCTGCCGTTATCATTGTTACGCGGGGCCATCGCTATGATTTGGATTGTTTAAGAGCAGCTCTGCCGCGCGCTGCCGGCTATATCGGCATGATTGGCAGCCGGCGGCGGGTTCGTTTGGTATTAAATATGCTGGCTGAGGAAGGCCTGGCTGAAGAACTGCTTCGCAGGCTGAAATCGCCGATCGGCCTGGATATTGGCGCGCAGAGTCCTGCCGAAATTGCTGTCAGTATTGCGGCCGAGATTATCGCAGCAGAGCGCGGCGGCAGCTGCCGGCCGTTAAGCAGCAAACAGGAGTGGTGA
- a CDS encoding XdhC family protein, translating into MEISILEAICRNRQQGLKAALVTIIDTRGSTPRKAGSKMLVQPDGRITGTIGGGCAEAEVRLQALHAIDAGQSFVYQVNMLNDAAADEGMVCGGVMEVFIQVV; encoded by the coding sequence ATGGAAATAAGTATCCTTGAAGCTATTTGCCGTAACCGGCAGCAGGGCCTTAAGGCAGCTCTGGTTACCATCATTGACACACGGGGATCTACGCCCCGTAAAGCGGGCAGTAAAATGCTGGTGCAGCCTGACGGAAGGATTACCGGAACGATTGGCGGCGGCTGCGCCGAGGCTGAGGTCCGGCTGCAGGCGTTGCATGCAATTGACGCCGGGCAGTCGTTTGTCTATCAGGTTAATATGCTCAACGATGCGGCCGCCGATGAAGGAATGGTATGCGGCGGTGTTATGGAGGTTTTCATCCAGGTTGTATAA
- a CDS encoding ECF transporter S component, whose amino-acid sequence MEKRIQHKSKVRKMAVVGMLSAICVILGLTGYGFIPLPMAKATIMHIPVIIGALLEGPAVGLLIGLIFGLFSIFQNMAAPNLLSFAFINPLVSVLPRVLIALTAYYSYRLLSGRREFVAIGLGAAIGSLTNTIGVLGMIYLLYAADFAAARGINPDTVFNVIASIAVMNGLPEALVSVLITIPVVVAVRKVK is encoded by the coding sequence ATGGAAAAACGTATTCAGCATAAGTCTAAGGTTAGAAAAATGGCGGTTGTCGGGATGTTGTCGGCGATCTGCGTAATCCTGGGGCTAACAGGCTATGGATTTATCCCGCTGCCTATGGCAAAAGCTACGATTATGCATATTCCGGTGATTATCGGGGCTTTGCTGGAAGGCCCGGCCGTTGGCCTGCTGATAGGGTTAATCTTTGGTTTGTTTAGTATTTTTCAGAATATGGCAGCCCCTAATTTGTTGTCATTTGCCTTTATTAATCCCTTGGTTTCAGTATTGCCAAGGGTATTGATTGCTTTAACAGCGTATTATTCCTACCGGCTGCTGTCAGGGCGGCGGGAGTTTGTTGCGATTGGCTTGGGTGCGGCAATTGGTTCCCTGACCAATACCATTGGCGTTTTGGGCATGATTTATCTGCTGTATGCGGCTGATTTCGCAGCCGCCCGCGGGATCAATCCGGATACCGTATTCAATGTAATTGCCAGTATTGCCGTGATGAACGGCCTGCCGGAGGCTTTGGTTTCAGTGTTAATTACCATCCCGGTGGTGGTTGCGGTCAGAAAGGTAAAATAG
- a CDS encoding DUF4127 family protein encodes MKFLWLKLVVFSLAWALILPPAWAKTILYVPLDDRPVSLDYAADTVKAVDWTILTPPVDYLGGRNRNGNPERLWEWVQANAASADALVLSNDALLYGSLVDSRIHSFSRLELGWRLQNYNTLRKAYPDMPIYVFSTLMRSPQTDSAVVEPLYYEHYGREIFQLTALRDKGEIQALTPVERTTMATLEAAIPTEYLADWLERREKNFQLNTRLVDLARNGLFDYLIIGRDDTAPFSQSHREARWLTKFTRGLADNQYLAFPGADQLGILLLARAYNELTGQKPAVAVHYTLGKGGATTAGYEDQPIDQTIRDHILAAGGRPADKSAAPDLILAVNTPLNGKTAEAEVFENFAMDNLYTRQFAADIGEWLNQGIPVAVADIAFDNGSDNSLLNAFHQQHLLDRLSAYSGWNTASNTMGYSVAQGMLARGMNAKTRQLLLAIRYLDDWAYQANIRKDLYRNRIVPNYANPEYIAYLEPELLPELNERLQKFTRQYLWLDPVAVQAVFPWHRMFEITVEIKPPVGTIPTKESRFQLPAECASHETPDFHRMENRSITHDFQNLYCDNLETAG; translated from the coding sequence ATGAAGTTTCTTTGGTTAAAACTTGTAGTTTTCAGTCTTGCCTGGGCCTTGATATTGCCTCCTGCGTGGGCTAAAACCATCCTGTATGTACCACTGGATGACCGGCCGGTATCACTGGATTATGCGGCAGACACCGTCAAAGCGGTGGATTGGACAATTTTAACGCCGCCGGTTGATTATCTTGGCGGCCGCAACCGCAATGGCAATCCTGAGCGGTTATGGGAGTGGGTACAAGCCAATGCCGCCTCGGCGGATGCCTTAGTATTGTCAAATGACGCATTGTTGTATGGCAGTCTGGTGGATTCCCGCATACACAGCTTTAGCCGCCTCGAGCTCGGCTGGCGCTTACAAAATTACAACACCTTGCGTAAGGCATATCCCGACATGCCTATTTATGTTTTCAGTACGCTGATGCGATCGCCGCAAACCGATTCGGCAGTTGTCGAACCGCTTTATTATGAGCATTACGGCCGGGAAATTTTCCAGCTGACAGCCTTAAGAGACAAAGGGGAAATTCAGGCCTTGACGCCGGTTGAACGGACAACCATGGCCACACTGGAAGCAGCCATTCCGACGGAATATCTGGCCGACTGGCTGGAACGCAGAGAAAAGAATTTCCAGCTTAATACCCGGCTCGTAGATTTGGCCCGCAACGGTTTGTTTGATTATCTCATTATTGGCCGGGACGACACCGCCCCTTTTTCCCAGTCTCACCGTGAAGCCCGCTGGCTTACCAAGTTTACCCGCGGACTGGCGGACAACCAATATCTGGCTTTCCCCGGAGCCGACCAACTGGGCATCCTTCTGCTAGCCAGGGCTTATAACGAGCTTACCGGGCAAAAACCGGCGGTGGCCGTTCATTATACCCTTGGCAAAGGCGGAGCAACAACTGCCGGTTATGAAGACCAGCCAATTGACCAAACCATTCGCGACCATATCCTGGCTGCCGGCGGCAGGCCGGCGGACAAATCAGCCGCTCCTGATTTAATCCTGGCCGTCAACACTCCATTAAACGGCAAGACAGCCGAAGCTGAAGTATTTGAAAACTTTGCAATGGATAACCTATACACCCGCCAATTTGCCGCTGATATCGGCGAGTGGTTAAACCAGGGCATTCCGGTGGCGGTTGCCGATATTGCCTTTGACAACGGGTCTGACAACTCCTTATTAAACGCCTTTCACCAGCAGCATTTGCTGGACCGGCTTAGCGCTTATTCCGGCTGGAATACGGCCAGTAATACCATGGGCTACAGTGTGGCGCAGGGCATGCTGGCCCGCGGCATGAATGCAAAAACGCGCCAGCTGCTGCTGGCAATCCGCTACCTCGACGACTGGGCCTATCAGGCTAATATCAGAAAAGACCTTTACCGGAATAGGATCGTCCCAAACTATGCCAACCCCGAATACATCGCCTACCTGGAGCCTGAGCTGCTGCCAGAGCTCAACGAGCGCCTGCAAAAGTTTACCCGGCAATACCTCTGGCTGGATCCTGTTGCCGTTCAGGCAGTCTTCCCCTGGCACCGGATGTTTGAAATCACCGTAGAAATCAAACCACCTGTAGGAACAATCCCCACAAAGGAAAGTCGTTTTCAATTGCCGGCCGAGTGCGCCAGCCATGAAACGCCGGATTTCCACCGGATGGAAAATCGCAGCATTACCCATGATTTTCAGAACTTGTACTGCGACAATCTTGAAACTGCGGGCTGA